A single genomic interval of Monodelphis domestica isolate mMonDom1 chromosome X, mMonDom1.pri, whole genome shotgun sequence harbors:
- the MSN gene encoding moesin, whose amino-acid sequence MPKTISVRVTTMDAELEFAIQPNTTGKQLFDQVVKTIGLREVWFFGLQYQDTKGFSTWLKLNKKVTAQDVRKESPLLFKFRAKFYPEDVSEELIQDITQRLFFLQVKEGILNDDIYCPPETAVLLASYAVQSKYGDFNKEVHKAGYLAGDKLLPQRVLEQHKLNKDQWEERIQVWHEEHRGMLREDAVLEYLKIAQDLEMYGVNYFNIKNKKGSELWLGVDALGLNIYDQIDRLTPKIGFPWSEIRNISFNDKKFVIKPIDKKAPDFVFYAPRLRINKRILALCMGNHELYMRRRKPDTIEVQQMKAQAREEKHQKQMERALLENEKKKRELAEKEKEKIEREKEELMEKLRQIEEQTKKAQLELEEQTRKALELEEERKRAQDEAEKLAKERREAEEAKEALLRASRDQKKTQEQLASEMAELTARISQLEMARQKKESEAVEWQQKAQMVQEDLEKTRAELKNAMSTPHENEQDDEQDENAAEASAELRAEASTKDRSEEDRTTEAEKNERVQKHLKALTSELANARDETKKTANDMIHAENMRMGRDKYKTLRQIRQGNTKQRIDEFESM is encoded by the exons GTTGTGAAGACCATCGGCCTGAGAGAAGTGTGGTTCTTCGGCCTCCAGTACCAAGATACCAAGGGCTTCTCCACGTGGCTGAAACTCAACAAAAAG GTGACAGCCCAGGACGTCCGCAAGGAGAGCCCCCTGCTCTTCAAATTCCGGGCCAAGTTCTACCCCGAGGACGTGTCTGAGGAGCTGATTCAGGACATCACGCAGCGCCTGTTCTTCCTGCAAGTGAAGGAGGGGATCCTCAATGACGACATCTACTGCCCTCCGGAGACGGCCGTATTGCTGGCCTCCTATGCAGTCCAGTCCAAGTACGGCGACTTCAACAAGGAGGTGCACAAGGCTGGCTACTTGGCCGGGGACAAGCTGCTGCCCCAGAG AGTCTTGGAGCAGCACAAACTGAACAAGGACCAGTGGGAGGAAAGGATCCAGGTGTGGCACGAGGAGCATCGGGGCATGCTGAG GGAAGATGCTGTCCTGGAATACCTGAAGATAGCTCAGGACCTGGAGATGTATGGGGTCAATTACTTCAACATCAAGAACAAGAAGGGTTCCGAGCTGTGGCTGGGCGTGGATGCCCTGGGCCTCAATATCTACGACCAGATTGACAG GCTGACCCCCAAGATTGGCTTCCCTTGGAGTGAAATCCGGAACATTTCCTTCAATGATAAGAAATTTGTCATCAAACCAATTGACAAGAAAGCTCCG GACTTTGTCTTCTATGCTCCTCGTCTCCGCATTAACAAACGCATCCTGGCGCTGTGTATGGGGAACCATGAGCTGTACATGCGACGCCGCAAACCAGACACCATTGAGGTGCAGCAGATGAAGGCCCAGGCCCGAGAGGAGAAGCACCAGAAGCAGATGGAGAG GGCTCTCCTGGAGAATGAGAAGAAGAAACGAGAGCTTgcggagaaggagaaggagaagattgagagggagaaggaagagctgATGGAAAAACTAAGGCAGATTGAGGAACAGACCAAGAAAGCTCAGCTAG AACTGGAAGAGCAGACTCGGAAGGCACTGGAGctagaagaggagaggaagcgGGCCCAGGATGAGGCTGAAAAGCTGGCCAAGGAGCGGCGGGAGGCCGAGGAGGCCAAAGAGGCCCTCCTTCGGGCCTCTCGGGACCAAAAGAAGACCCAGGAGCAGCTG gCCTCTGAGATGGCAGAACTAACGGCCCGCATCAGCCAGCTGGAGATGGCCCGGCAGAAGAAGGAGAGTGAGGCTGTGGAATGGCAACAGAAG GCCCAAATGGTCCAGGAGGATCTGGAGAAGACCCGGGCTGAGCTGAAGAATGCCATGAGCACCCCCCATGAAAACGAGCAGGACGACGAGCAAGACGAGAACGCGGCCGAAGCCAGCGCCGAGCTGCGGGCCGAGGCCTCAACCAAGGACCGCAGTGAGGAAGACCGTACCACTGAGGCGGAGAAGAACGAGCGGGTCCAGAAACACCTGAAG GCCCTTACCTCGGAGCTGGCCAACGCCCGAGATGAGACCAAGAAGACAGCCAACGACATGATTCATGCAGAGAACATGCGTATGGGGCGTGACAAGTACAAGACCCTGCGTCAGATCCGCCAGGGCAACACCAAGCAGCGAATTGATGAATTTGAATCTATGTAA